The DNA region TCACAGCAACTCATGAACATAAACATTAACACCGAGtgtcacacacacaaaaaataactcaaacaaatccaaaaacacacacacacacagtcatacACTGCCATGCCAGAGTTCATGGATAATTCGAAAGCACGGGCCATTCGTCTTTCACTGTGGGACAGAGTGACTCCACCCGTGTTGACCCAAAGCGGTTCTGGTTCTAGGTTAAGCCCCCTGACGACGCCGCCCTGCGAGAGGACGCCCCACATGACGCTCAGCCTGCAGGAGATACTGATCGTGGGTTCCGCCTGCGAGCAGGCCAAGTTCTCCGAGCTCACGATGGACATGTTCAGGTGAGTGGATGTGGCGATGAGTGTGTGAGTGACGCAGCTGATGAGTGTGCAAGTTCTCTGCTGTATGAGTGACAAATGATTCGTATTTCTCATGCTGACTTGCTACGTTGGCAATACTTTACGGATGGAACTTATACTCAATGTCTTCATATTTCTTTCCTTCTATAGAATGCTGCAAACGCTGGAAAGGGAACCAACCGAGTCGATGCACCCGATGGCAGGACTTCCGCTCGCGCACGGTGGTCCACACGATGCTAGTCCAGCCGCGAGTCGGATGCCCCCGTATGGAGTGCCCGGATCCAAAGGTATCTTTTCGTTTAAGTTTTTCGGCTGAAATGCCAACGTTGTTGGGTTGGTAATGATTAAGGTTTAGAACTCAGGACTCCAGAGGTTAGCCTTAAAGAGAATACCCGCTTTACACATTTTGCAACTCTACAGGTTACGTGGAAAACGGCGACCGCCGAGGAATGCGAGATAACCCCCACAAGTATCTGCTCTACAAACCTTCGCTCAGTCAACTGATGGTGTTTTTGTCGAGTGGCTTCAAGGAACTTCCGCCAGGGGGAGCGTTGCTGCTGTACATGTCTGCCGACGGGTGCTTCTCGACTACGAAGCACCCGCAAGATTGTGAGTAGTCTGAATGTTTGGGTTTCTTGGAAGGGGTCATCAACGGGAGCTGGATGTTTTCTTCTTTCTCAGACGGTTACGAACTGGGAGGACTGGCGACGAGCGTGAAGCGAGATGCTACCGAAGGAGGGCTTGCGGTGCGGGGCAAGTCCAGCGCCGGATACAAGGAACCGCACTGTCTCTACCCGGGTGATCTGTACCCGTACACGCGTAGACCTCTGTTTATAATAATCGATTCGGACAATTCGTTTGTGTTCCAGCACATACCAAGGTATGAGTTCACTTGGTTGAGTTAAGCTTACCGTAACTTAATCTTGTTTCTACTGTTGTTCAGGTACTTTGGTCAGCCCCTGGTGATACTGATGTCGCCACAGGACGTCCCAGCAAACTTTCAGGGCATGAGTAAGTACAACTTCAAAAGGGCAAGCAATCGGGTCGCAAATGATCAGATCTCTCATGGTTTATTCTTTTGTTTTTCGGTAGACATTCAACATCATGGATCCCTGTTCACCCTGTTTCTGCACTCCCCGATGACGGCTTTGTGCTATATTTGCAATGTTGGAGACGTTCCAATCCACCACTGGGAACGGTGTCAGAACTACGTCGATCGGTTCGTAACTGAAGCGTCACGGCTGGTAACCCGATGTAGGATGGACGAGATCGAGCAGGGAATAGGTTACATAGGTAAAATATTTAGGACAACAATAAGACCCGTTTTATTAGGACAttcgtttgatttgttttgtctTTCTGTTTAGATTCTTCGTATGTACAGTTTTTCGGGGATGACTTCCTGCGCACCCTAATTCTGCGGTTCGTGTTTTGCGACGTAACCTTGAGGTTGCACCGTGGCTTCCGGGGCCGGCATCAACGGCCTCGATGCGAACCCCCTCTACCCGCGGCAGAACTGCTCGAACACCCGTCCCTAGCGCACATCATCTTACAGCTGGCGTCGGCGTTAGAAGTTAGAGGACACTTTGTAGAGGGACCGGAAGGCGATTGATGGAGGAGGTCATCCGACCAGAACGTCGTCGACGGAACATCCGGGACTCAAACCAGTGATAGTGATGCACTACtgctattattattattactattATTACAACTACAACAAACCCGGAAACAGCTTGTCGGAAAGCAGCGTCACATTCTCGATGCCTTTCTCTCGTCATCGGAGAACGACCGAACCGATCGCGATGGTGTCGATAATGAAGCGACCGATGGTGGTGGTGATCGTATGAAATGTTGTCTCGAGTTGCAATACTATTACTATTAATCTACACACTACTTCTACTTACGATATAACACTAAGGCAACGCTAGAGCGCTTTCATGATTTGTGCACTCGTAATAGATGAAAACGAAAACAATAGCACGAGCAGAGTGACCGACCGAGAGAGACATGTGGGAGGGAGCAAACAATGCGGTACTGCTGTATCAAAACGGTGGAGGGGAAAGATAAGTTGGCGCGGATGCTCTGTTAcctttttctatttattttatgtacgtttaaagcttttgacgctACTTGTTGTTACTTatacacaaactcacacacacaaacacatacacAAACTATAGTAAGGCAGACTGAAAGAGCGAGATTGAACTGTGGCTacggttttaacatttttatactCTCTTTCTAGGCTGCGTTTCAATCACTTAAAATTATTATCAGTATGATAGATTTCTGCAGTTTATTGGTTAGGTAGCATTTGAAATTATGACATATCTTATTCAACCTGATTTAATTATTACTTTTTTCATTTGCTTTGCTTTTCTGCCAAATGGCTGCCGATCATTTTCTTCCATACGGTCCACTCCTTGTTTGGCAGATTGAGGTGTTGGTCCTATTTCCATCCAATTATCCGATATTCACTTTTAAAAcgacttattttgaaaaatgctaaaaaaaactgcttGCTCACTACTCGTAAAGCAATTTACTACTCAGTTAAAAACTTAAATCTTTAATTGaaagtcaaagtgctgatatgccaacattcgGTTTCCAGAAGAATAACATGCTGTTGTTGGGAAGCACGATTTTGGGGTCCCCAGTAACatagcaaagcaaagcaatccactttaacgaccacCGTGTCTTTTGGGGGCTCTTTTGCAagattctgctcatttctaggcgtccgaaggttatgtgtggtaagttacttaaaaccttttttacgcaaatagaccgacgttttactcccccatccgatagaaggtgtGATCAGGctaatctcgtctcgaaaaacaccaccgggaccttctgggatcgaacccaggccgactgggtgagatgcAACCCCTGTAACatgtgtcaaaatatttttctccaaagtttgcatGGATGATAAGGGCGATTCGTCGCTCTTGCATACAATCCACAAATTGCATGCAGTATGAATAAGGAGCGAACAGCACAAATGCATCATATTACAATCTTTGGCGAATTTCTCTTAGAGAATCTTTGTGAAAATCTGTTTAATAAAGATTATTCCTCGcttattttcaaaaggtccataGGAGGTTCAGGTCCATGTGCATAGAAATCCCATGGCgcattgattgttttgaaaaagtaggtAATCTAGATTCCATCGCTGATTGCAGTGCAACGTTTCGAGTTACAGCCATCTTCGATTGATTTTCATCCATGGtaatcatttgatttatttgtttgtaCTTTgttcatgcgacctttggtttCTAGGTTAGATCTAAaaagaatattgaataaatgataaaaaatacagcttttacacttttttttctcgggATAAAATAAGATTATTTCTTAGCATGGAACCTAAACAATTATTGATGCTGATATTTCGCTTTAAATCTACAtttcattttatattttaatatacaTGTGTCTCGTGTCTCGAAGCTATAATTTTGGTCACGACCACGTCTGGCATATctataaatttcttttttttattatctttttaCAAACACCAACGGTTTCAACTACTTTTAGCTGACAAAATcatttgttttgattatttttaaattagtgcaacaCGCGTAATTGAAAACCGTAAATAAGAGTTAACGTCATAGAACACTTCTTGCTACACAGAGACGCCTAGaccacatacacatacacagtACTTATAAATAACTCTGCAAaagattaaaatgaaaaaaaaaacaatgatcaAGTGCAATAATCcactacagcaaaaaaaaaatcccagccGATATTTGGACAATATAAACGTGTGATCACTGCCGCTATTTCGCTTCATTAGAGAATAACAAATAAGGAGAGAAGAAAATAGAACAGAACGTAGcgagaaaaataacaaaaaaaaaatcttttcaattgTTAActttcgaaaattgaacttttttgctAGAGGAAAACGaagagcagcaacaacaacaaataccaacaacaaccacaacaacaacaaggcaAAGAGTTAAGTAAACGGACGATTGGGCTATTGAATGGTGAGTTAGAATAAAAAACGGAAGAACAAACATAGAAAATTCATTTAGACGCATTATACACGTTGAAAGAACCGGTTCTCGCGTGAATAAATACTAAAAACCAAaggaaagcaaaatatagattttttaggAAGTGCTGTAAGGTTATGTGGAAGCAGATATAGATAGGGaattatatatatttaaaaaggtATAATGAATAGCATAATTAAAAGCAGATAACgacagattagaatgtatttaaaTGGAAGTATTTAGAATACAGTTTTCCCTTTGTTTATCACTTTCAGTTGACGACAGATGCAAGCAAAATATGATATCTGAATTTTCTCATTAAAACCAGTAACGTGTAGAAAAGAAAACCTGCTCCAATGAACGTAAACAAAAGTGTGAAAATAAGGATCACCTTTCACTCTAGCCTGGTTAGAATGTCTCACAGGTAAGGCTTTTCTTACGAATTATGTGCTGGACAACAGTGGACGCTAGAAATCGAGGTAAAAGTGAAAGTTTTGATGTTGCATAGATAAAAATTTCTCGTAACAGTAGTGTGAAAAGGTGTAAAAAAGAATCTTACAGCAGAACGATCAATTCATCAACAAAAATCAACCGACAAATCAGTGCTGGTGTAAAGAGTTAAGGTGGTTGTACGTTTTGGGTTGGAACGCAGGCTGTTTTTTTATCGCCCTTATTTGATGGCGCATTTTTATGAATACGATATTGGAGTTGCAAATtctttttcgaataaggttctttttaaaatatgtttataacTGAACATTAAGTACAGTCattccacatattcggaacaccgtGGTAAattgtcaataggatgcaaatggtacttttctgtcgaccctactatttttaggacctttatttgcacattctcttgctatttcactagtaaaagtcgtacttttaaacaaaaaccttcctttcaagactatttttccagagcagcaaaacactctCTTCAAATTCCCTGTTCCATGATTgcgggatgttattgtgcctccgcaatagtggaacacctgaatttaactgatattttcacaaaaaagtttcagaccattcataaaacattactaagcatgagttttattggtttcagagtgcgaagtcattttttgtaaaaataagtactcctggagagattaAAAGtgtgtttacatcgtaagaaaaaagtgttccgaatttgtggatttcattggtcaatgtttttctttaaaaaacatgatccaaaacgtaaacatataCAGCCggtttatacatcaatcgaaagatcgcaagaaaagctttcacatgagagcaattctctacgaaatcggtcttttttcttcaattttaatttttgtattttttaatccggctgaaacttttttggtgccttcggtatgcccaaagaagccattttgcatcattagtttgtccatataattttccatacaaattcggcagctgtccatacaaaaatgatgtatgaaaattcaaaaatctgtatcttttgaaggaatttttgatcgatttggtgtcttgggcaaagttgtaggtatggatacggactacactggaaaaataatacacggtaaaaaaatttggtgattttttatttaacttttatcactaaaacttgatttacaaaaaacactatttttaatttttttatttttgatatgttttagaagacataaaatgccaacttttcagaaatttcaggttgtgcaaaaatcactgaccgagttatgaatttttaatcaatactgatttttcaaaaatcgaaattttggtcgtaaaatttttcaacttcattttcgatgtaaaatcaaatttgcaatcaaaagtactttactaaaattttgataaagtgcaccgttttcaagttatagccatatttaagtgactttttgaaaatagtcgcagttttcatttttaaattagtgcacatgtttgcccagttttgaaaaaatatttttgaaaagctgagaaaattctctatattttgcttattcggactatgttgatacgacctttagttgctgagatattgcaatgcaaaggtttaaaaacaggaaaattgatgttttctaagtttcacccaaacaacccaccattttctatcgtcaatctcagcaactaatggtccgattttcaatgttaatatatgaaacatttgtgaaattttccgatctcttcgaaaaaaatatttttggaattttcaaatcaagactaacatttcacaaaggccaaacattcaatattacgcccttttaaaatgtttgtcttgatttgaaaattccaaaaatatttttttcgaaaagatcgaaaaatttcacaattgtttcatatattaacattgaaaatcggaccattagttgctgagatattgacgatagaaaatggtgggttgtttgggtgaaacttagaaaacatcaattttcctgtttttaaacctttgcattgcaatatctcagcaactaaaggtcgtatcaacaaagtccaaataagcaaaatatagagaattttctcagcttttcaaaaatatttttttcaaaactgggcaaacatgtgcactaatttaaaaaaatgaaaaactgcgactattttcaaaaagtcacttaaatatggctataacttgaaaacggtgcactttatcaaaattttagtaaagtacttttgattgcaaatttgattttacatcgaaaaatgaagttgaaaattttacgaccaaaatttcgatttttgaaaaatcagtattgattaaaaattcataactcggtcagtgatttttgcacaacctgaaatttctgaaaagttggcattttatgcctttaaaacatatcaaaaataaaaaaattaaaaatagtgtttttttgtaaatcaagttttagtgataaaagttaaataaaaaatcaccaaatttttttaccgtgtattattttttccagtgtagtccgtatccatacctacaactttgccgaagacaccaaatcgatcaaaaattccttcaaaagatacagatttttgaattttcatcatttttgtatggacagctgccgaatttgtatggaaaattatatggacaaactaatgatgcaaaatggctttgggcataccgaaggcaccaaaaagtttcagtcggattaaaaaatacaaaaaaaatcgaatgaccgaaatcctagagaactgctcatgaaggtaaaagcaaatcgtTATGTTCGATTATTGATTTtccatgatttgttgaacattggccgatctgtaaactgttccgaatatgagggatgactgtattgcTTAATGTTTTTTCCGGACTCTTTTTATATCTATTTTATCGTAAATAGATAAATCTTATTAATTGCAcatgaagatatttttaaaGTACAAGCTCTCCCAAACACAATTAGTTGAGAAAAACATACATGATTTGCGTTATGATTAAGCCAGTTCACTTTCCATATTTTTTATGAGACCAATTTTACTTTAGTCTTGTCTTGGCTCTAGAATACAACAAACGTAAAACGTCGAGTCATATAATAAATGAtaacaaaatactcaaaaatcacTGCCCTGTGTGTTTCATTGACTATTGACAAAACTCTAGATCATATAAACTAACACTAGTCTGTGAGCATTGCAATCGAGGTAACGCGACACAATGTGGGGTTTTATTTTCAAGACCGTCTAGTTGAGCGAAATGAGTGACATTGCAAAgttaatttccttttttaattCCCAACAAACTTCTCCTAAGCATTTTCCCTAAAAGTAgatttgaaaatatgattttttttttaaatttgtcacgCATGTTTAGGAACGTGAAAACAAAATGATTTTCCTCATCGAAGGCAAAGATAGTATCAATAAAGCAACTCTCTTGTTTTATTCTCTACGCTTCTCCTGAATAAACGGAAGCATTGCAAAAAATATGAGAGAAATACgagttgttctccagacaaaTGATTTGCGCTGAGTTTAAAACTTGTAGGCATGTTACATTCGACAAAACGATTTCGAATTAATTAGCTTTCTACCTGCGGTTTGTACTACTAGAACACAACAAGAGtttattgtgttatttttttaaatttcctttgagataaaataataaataatagcaTAAGTCACCTTTTTAAAATGGTGATTTACAGTGGGAAAAATATTCGCATTTTGATTCACTGGCCAATTTCACAAAGATTACTTGTTTTAGTCTCATAGACTTTTTTCTAACTGTGTCCCTTAAAAACTATCCCTTTATACTTTGCACATCTCGTTTTGCTCAGCTAGCGATGTATTTAAAAAGATAATGATTCCGTTCTAACGAAATAGAGAAATGTGTCAGATGAAAACAAGTGAAAGTGGTAAAAAGTTATTTCACCATCAACATTGTTTCAAACATTTGGCAGCCGAAGAAAATATCAATCAATAGAGATCATGTACACAACCGCTGCGACAAAACCTGCGTTTAACCAAACATATAACGGACACAAACAGAAAAGAACAGACATTATTAATAAAACAAACCATGATAAGTGAAATAACGCACATTTTACATTAATAAATACAGAATAGTCTCGAATACAAAAAGGCAAGCCATTAATATCGATGAAAACCAATACTTACATAAGAAATGATGCTACGTTTTACAACATATAAGCATTATTTATAGTTTTGCAACAAAATCGTAGCGGGTCATGACTAGAAATAAAAAAGGCATCCTTTTTTCCTACACAAAATCAGTAGATATCAGaacttgttgaaaaaaataatagataaaTCCCAACCAAAGCAAATATCAGTTATGTTACATAACATTCTCAAGAAACACAACaaaatcagaaatcaagaaaagTAGAAAATTGAAGAAGATAGTTCAACCAATCAAATCACACAAACTCCCACACAATAGCGAAATAAGATCATCTGCAATGACatcaaatttaagaaatttgattGCTCTTTGTTTCAACCAAATTCTGATAAAATcaagaaaaaggaaaaataagaaaatatgaaaaatgttacaaaaagtctGAAactatataataaatataataaataacattaaatactttattaaagtatatatttattatcaaaaatATACATAACGAACTTGATGAtcggaaaattgtgaaaatggtAGGAAAAGAATCCTCCCTAAAACAGTTTTATGTCGATGCGtattatcaactttttattGAGATAACAAAAATCTGGAGAACATGCGAAATGAAATGTAACTAACATGAGTGTAGGTGCGCAGAAACATACCAAACCAATTGCTTGTATAATACCAAAAACCAAATCACCTTTCTAGtcaaacaagtaaaaaattaaCGCATTTTTGAGTTTCGCGAATCGACCGTGGTTCGTACTAGTCACGgctaaaaaaagttcattcgaACGAGAACAAATAAGCAGACGTAGTGTTACATCGCTTAagagaaataacaaaaaaaaaactttcatcagtaggcaagcaaataaataaaacaaaaatacaaaaaaaaatagttacatcaCTGCTACAACAAAAAACTGCACAGAGAAAACTATATCGGTGATATCGGACGAAAGCGGAAGAATTTCAAAGCTTAGACGAACTTTAATATGTAGCCGagtaataagaaaacgaaatatCATGAAGATTTTTTGTTAACCCTAACTTGGTtcgaaacaacaacaacaacctgaaaacattttcgaaaaacaaaatcaagtcaaatgtactgctttcatttttaaacatcatTCGAACGCACTAGGCTCGGTATCGAATCTTCCATTTTTTTGTCAAGTTGCTTTTtagaaagaaaaaataacaaaacgaaCCCATATTGTCATATGTACATTATTCACGTGACTGAAACTGGTGACCAGAAGGCATACAGAAAAAGTCGTAGAACTGTGTGTGCGTGGCAGCTGGGGGAGGAATCAGTCGTCGGTAGCagtcaaaacatgaaaaaattaagagaaatgaaaacaaaaaaacaaaaaaaaacatgaaacaagaaACTTGTTTGAGTTTCTTCGGTGTCGATATTgtacattttgtaaaattcctaaatgattttttttcagtttagaaACGCTAATAAGGAAACGATGCTGGAAGCAAGCCAGATATAAGAAAAGAAGatattatataaaatttaataacagATAGTTAAAATAAATGCTTATATAAACAATTAAATGCAAACATGATTATTTATTCCATTTTAACCCTGATACTTGTACGTTCGACTGTCTTTGTGGGctatgttgcaagtttctgctcatttctaggttatgtgtggtgagtcacccaaaatctCTTTTActcaaatggaccgacgttttacttccccatccgatagaagaccaggaggataaggcaggaatcgaacccgcactccatggcaacttagggatcggcagccgaagccgctaaccaccgcgccacgaggcgaACGTATTCTTATTTAAAAGTTGTTGACATTTTAACCCCATTGTTTGACGATTTCTGAGCTCGTGGTTCCAGTAAGTTCCATTCGAATGAgtgaatccgctctgtactgtGTATTGTATTGATTGAAACTGTATTCACGCACAAGTTTTGTGCGATGGCGCATATTGAGCCATATAAAACTAAAATGATACTCGAATTCAAAGAAAGGATCAAAACAAGTCATTAAACaatgttacttatttttgccttcctcaccttactgaggaaaggctataaaatcactcaaaaaatgaacttatcaattagacctcctagacccaccttcatgtatacctatcgactcagaatcaaattctgagcaaatgtctgtgtgtgtggctaaactgattttgtccgttttggccttattcgatccgtcttggggtcctataagtcgctattaaaaattatgcagtttagttaagtacttcaaaagttatgcaaaaaaaaaaaacgattttgacttaaGTTCGGAAGatcgtaaaaagggtggtttttgtaagaaaccccgtcatgatatacatttttagaaaggtatttaaaagatctttccaacgcgtccaagacattgataagttataagcacttaagtgttacttATGCACTTTTTCTAGGCcgtatctcagatattttgatgaaaacgttgtccggatcgcCTTGCAATATGAAGATCTCACTACCCAATCTAGTGGTATtaataatgagtcaaattgataaaacattgaaaaacaccgcccttttgtgtctattttggatagcaccctttaaatgtgaggaaggcaccaaccacctaagggtggattaagtaacgtttttttaaattagggcTGCAATCATAGTGGAGATTTACAAATATTTCGGTGCTTCTCGAGCCTTTGATTTACCCTCTATGGGGTCTCTGAATCTGAAATTTACTTTTGTTAGCCCATGACTAAATAATAGCTGTTAA from Culex quinquefasciatus strain JHB chromosome 3, VPISU_Cqui_1.0_pri_paternal, whole genome shotgun sequence includes:
- the LOC6030838 gene encoding protein SCAI isoform X1 — encoded protein: MVKMASTEEQDRKIVLEFCHLLEKSKQLFNGLRDLPQYGHRQWQAYFGRTFDVYTKLWKFQQQHRLVLDSKYGLKRWQIGEIASKIGQLYYHYYLRTSETNYLNEAYSFYAAIRGRAYYSRAIKEDRPDLMVKKLRYYARFIVVCLLLKKMKLVRELVIELERQIQEYTSTYEPEDQLEWSLVLDEIKGFIKAEAAVAVLHADTNPIVLSHSGSGSRLSPLTTPPCERTPHMTLSLQEILIVGSACEQAKFSELTMDMFRMLQTLEREPTESMHPMAGLPLAHGGPHDASPAASRMPPYGVPGSKGYVENGDRRGMRDNPHKYLLYKPSLSQLMVFLSSGFKELPPGGALLLYMSADGCFSTTKHPQDYGYELGGLATSVKRDATEGGLAVRGKSSAGYKEPHCLYPGDLYPYTRRPLFIIIDSDNSFVFQHIPRYFGQPLVILMSPQDVPANFQGMNIQHHGSLFTLFLHSPMTALCYICNVGDVPIHHWERCQNYVDRFVTEASRLVTRCRMDEIEQGIGYIDSSYVQFFGDDFLRTLILRFVFCDVTLRLHRGFRGRHQRPRCEPPLPAAELLEHPSLAHIILQLASALEVRGHFVEGPEGD
- the LOC6030838 gene encoding protein SCAI isoform X2, producing MVKMASTEEQDRKIVLEFCHLLEKSKQLFNGLRDLPQYGHRQWQAYFGRTFDVYTKLWKFQQQHRLVLDSKYGLKRWQIGEIASKIGQLYYHYYLRTSETNYLNEAYSFYAAIRGRAYYSRAIKEDRPDLMVKKLRYYARFIVVCLLLKKMKLVRELVIELERQIQEYTSTYEPEDQLEWSLVLDEIKGFIKAEAAVAVLHADTNPIVLSHRLSPLTTPPCERTPHMTLSLQEILIVGSACEQAKFSELTMDMFRMLQTLEREPTESMHPMAGLPLAHGGPHDASPAASRMPPYGVPGSKGYVENGDRRGMRDNPHKYLLYKPSLSQLMVFLSSGFKELPPGGALLLYMSADGCFSTTKHPQDYGYELGGLATSVKRDATEGGLAVRGKSSAGYKEPHCLYPGDLYPYTRRPLFIIIDSDNSFVFQHIPRYFGQPLVILMSPQDVPANFQGMNIQHHGSLFTLFLHSPMTALCYICNVGDVPIHHWERCQNYVDRFVTEASRLVTRCRMDEIEQGIGYIDSSYVQFFGDDFLRTLILRFVFCDVTLRLHRGFRGRHQRPRCEPPLPAAELLEHPSLAHIILQLASALEVRGHFVEGPEGD